Proteins found in one Miscanthus floridulus cultivar M001 chromosome 4, ASM1932011v1, whole genome shotgun sequence genomic segment:
- the LOC136550430 gene encoding serine/threonine-protein kinase VIK-like — MSAAEEDAAAAAADGGSGGGGSGAGSSEGVARRRFDDKGLVARTSLILWHTHQNDVGAVRKLLEEDAALVNARDYDSRTPLHVAALHGWHDVAECLIANGADVNAQDRWQNTPLADAEGAKRQSMIELLKEHGGLTYGKTGSHFEPKTIPPPLTNKADWEINPLELDFTKAQVIGKGSFGEILKANWRGTPIAVKRILPSLSDDRLVIQDFKHEVNLLIKLRHPNIVQFLGAVTETKPLMLITEFLRGGDLHQYLKDKGALNPLNAVSFALDIARGMAYLHNEPNVVIHRDLKPRNILLVNSAANHLKVGDFGLSKIIKAQHANDVYKMTGETGSYRYMAPEVFKHRKYDKKVDIFSFAMILYEMMEGDPPFSNYEPYEAAKYVADGHRPVFRKSHTNELKDLVELCWSGDISLRPSFLEILKRLEKLKEHYSHENHWHLFQ, encoded by the exons ATGAGCGCGGCGGAGGAGGACGCGGCTGCCGCTGCGGCGGATGGGGGATCCGGTGGCGGGGGCAGCGGCGCTGGGTCGTCGGAAGGGGTCGCGCGGCGCCGGTTCGACGACAAGGGCCTCGTCGCCCGCACCTCGCTCATCCTGTGGCACACGCACCAGAACGACGTCGGCGCCGTGCGGAAGCTGCTGGAGGAGGACGCCGCGCTCGTCAACGCCCGGGACTACGACAGCCGCACGCCGCTCCACGTCGCCGCGCTCCACGGATGGCACGACGTCGCCGAGTGCCTCATCGCCAACGGCGCCGACGTCAACGCCCAGGACCGCTGGCAGAACACG CCACTAGCTGATGCGGAGGGCGCAAAGAGGCAGTCCATGATTGAGCTGCTCAAGGAGCACGGCGGATTGACATAT GGGAAAACTGGAAGCCATTTTGAACCAAAGACGATTCCACCACCTCTAACAAATAAGGCTGACTGGGAGATTAACCCACTTGAATTGGACTTTACAAAAGCACAAGTTATCGGAAAG GGCTCTTTCGGTGAAATTCTGAAAGCAAATTGGCGAGGAACACCTATTGCTGTCAAGCGCATTCTTCCATCCTTATCTGATGACAGGCTGGTGAT CCAAGATTTTAAGCATGAAGTGAACTTGCTAATAAAGCTGAGACATCCAAATATTGTCCAGTTCCTTGGAGCAGTTACAGAAACCAAGCCTCTAATGCTAATTACTGAGTTTCTACGAGGA GGTGATCTTCATCAATATCTGAAGGACAAAGGTGCACTCAACCCACTTAACGCTGTTAGTTTTGCACTGGATATTGCAAG AGGAATGGCATATCTTCATAATGAGCCTAATGTTGTGATTCACCGAGATTTAAAACCAAG AAATATTCTTCTGGTGAATTCTGCTGCCAACCACTTGAAGGTTGGAGACTTCGGCCTTAGCAAGATCATCAAAGCGCAGCACGCGAATGATGTATACAAGATGACTGGAGAGACAGGAAGCT ATCGGTACATGGCCCCTGAAGTTTTCAAGCACCGGAAATATGACAAGAAAGTTGATATCTTCTCTTTTGCCATGATTCTATATGAG ATGATGGAAGGTGATCCACCCTTCTCCAACTACGAACCTTATGAGGCTGCTAAGTACGTGGCAGATGGGCATCGCCCAGTTTTCCGTAAAAGTCATACCAATGAGTTGAAGGA TTTGGTTGAGCTATGTTGGTCTGGGGATATCAGTCTGAGACCATCTTTCTTGGAGATCCTCAAGAGGCTTGAGAAGCTCAAGGAGCATTATTCGCATGAGAACCACTGGCATTTGTTCCAGTAG
- the LOC136550432 gene encoding uncharacterized protein has translation MSGSPSMPAMTDAPAPVIFSYATINVRQHVPITLDLKLPNYTKWSAFFTAMCGKFGLLGHIDGSIPARPTDRTWSQPDACVRSWMYGCIDNSVLDLAMEPGQTVRDLFVAITNLFQANLETHAVVLGQEFHSMTQGDLSIDAYAQRMKHTADALRDVGHTVSEPQLVLNLLRGLNPRFANTADIIANAAVLPSFISAHNTLWLKELRLANDAKVSSDTALTAIAPSTTSATTACTSPSCRSSPSGTNHNGGGYGARGGGGKGKGKGGYGARGGNNGGGSSHPRRPRASWAGVPAPASSRLVLGSA, from the coding sequence ATGTCTGGATCACCATCCATGCCGGCCATGACAGACGCCCCTGCTCCTGTGATCTTCTCCTACGCGACCATCAACGTGCGCCAGCACGTGCCGATCACCCTTGATCTCAAACTGCCGAACTACACCAAGTGGTCTGCCTTCTTCACCGCTATGTGCGGGAAGTTCGGCCTACTTGGCCACATCGACGGCTCCATCCCAGCACGTCCTACTGATCGCACATGGTCCCAGCCAGATGCTTGCGTCCGGAGTTGgatgtatggctgcatcgacaaCAGCGTCCTCGACCTCGCCATGGAACCTGGGCAGACTGTCCGTGATCTCTTTGTTGCCATTACCAATCTGTTTCAGGCAAACCTGGAGACACACGCCGTCGTCCTAGGTCAAGAGTTCCACTCTATGACCCAGGGTGATTTGTCCATCGACGCCTACGCCCAGCGCATGAAGCACACGGCCGACGCTCTCCGCGACGTTGGCCACACCGTCTCCGAGCCCCAGCTGGTCCTCAACCTTCTTCGCGGCCTCAATCCGCGCTTCGCCAACACGGCGGACATCATCGCCAATGCGGCGGTTCTTCCGTCGTTCATCTCCGCCCACAACACCCTTTGGCTCAAGGAGCTCCGCCTCGCCAACGACGCCAAGGTCTCCTCCGACACCGCCCTTACTGCCATCGCCCCGTCCACGACTTCAGCGACTACGGCCTGCACCTCCCCTTCCTGCCGCTCCTCGCCCTCCGGCACCAACCACAACGGCGGCGGCTATGGTGCGCGTGGAGGCGGcggcaagggcaagggcaagggcGGCTACGGTGCGCGTGGAGGCAACAACGGCGGTGGCAGCAGCCACCCGCGGCGTCCCCGGGCCTCCTGGGCGGGCGTCCCGGCCCCGGCGTCCAGCCGACTGGTCCTTGGGTCTGCATGA
- the LOC136550434 gene encoding uncharacterized protein — translation MVKGRKRGPAHVDEPHMDIPADNYVVTLPLCHLRIREWQSHKHAWSGDRLGSFIATESRKRRTSVIASGAKKENSTPLLCNRHCWVSDSIRQGNPIPPSLSVGPAAAKIRLSILLSMNGFVLKFFAFGVWILAQCSCHREFVDKSEMASNAES, via the exons ATGGTTAAAGGCCGTAAGCGCGGGCCTGCTCATGTTGATGAGCCACATAT GGACATACCAGCGGACAACTATGTTGTGACGCTTCCTCTATGTCACCTTCGGATTCGAGAATGGCAGTCTCACAAACACGCCTGGTCAGGCGACCGGCTAG GGTCGTTCATTGCCACTGAAAGCCGCAAAAGGCGTACGTCCGTTATAGCTTCCGGAGCAAAAAAGG AGAATTCGACGCCCTTGCTGTGCAATCGACACTGTT GGGTTAGCGATTCGATTCGACAAGGAAACCCCATCCCACCCTCTCTTTCAGTTGGCCCTGCAGCAGCGAAAATACGTCTGTCTAT TTTGTTGAGTATGAATGGATTCGTGTTGAAGTTCTTTGCCTTTGGAGTTTGGATATTAGCCCAGTGTAGCTGTCATCGAGAATTCGTCGATAAGAGCGAAATG GCTTCCAATGCAGAAAGTTGA
- the LOC136550435 gene encoding uncharacterized protein isoform X2, translating to MSAINEEYPLIILVYSKGSPRCAQFIEYWKQIGTQLDGIAKTAMVEVGDSQVAGYFAEKRFSKRPFFRNGVPTLVAYPANCKSPSCYMRYPGGLFVDSVVDWVATSVIGLPRILYYSKETLGPQFIGKSGHHKVKVIFFSSTGERAAPFLRQAAQEYSSYSSFGFVLWREDESQIWWNSLGVESAPALVFLKGAGTKPFVHHGIFSKSEFIEMMEEHKHHELRQLRSDTSLELGCDARGHSRAGNDAAIWYCVIVAGRLGAELSKKRQILRKAQDKLLGDVDKSARSVDNSVETSSAATAFKDDRLTFVWLDGEVQKQICAFYLATDYTGACGPRDFGDDNDKPEIFIVRFQRNATYEALKAEKKNNLVDVLQGQHTDASQLVARYKGPDEIEEINRWISQIIKDGDTREIPYFTSKVPDLVPEETSKEWLRSSKSIRSAGKSLKDNIGFHVQDYLTHPMIGSTLLMCGCISMGIIWFRNNKPTQSTRQEKAPKDKTKRPRPKLSTSLFGEPSVVDVDPKDARQWEMSDSDSD from the exons ATGTCTGCTATTAATGAAGAATACCCGTTAATCATACTG GTATATTCAAAGGGTAGTCCTCGGTGTGCTCAATTTATTGAGTACTGGAAGCAAATTG GCACTCAATTGGATGGAATCGCCAAAACTGCTATGGTAGAAGTTGGTGATTCACAAGTGGCTGGTTATTTTGCTGAAAAACGGTTCTCCAAACGGCCATTTTTCCGTAATG GTGTACCAACACTTGTTGCATACCCTGCTAACTGCAAAAGTCCATCCTGTTACATGAG GTACCCAGGTGGGCTTTTTGTGGATTCTGTTGTTGATTGGGTTGCAACATCAGTTATAGGATTGCCTCGGATCTTGTACTATTCAAAGGAGACATTG GGGCCCCAATTCATTGGGAAGAGCGGCCATCATAAG GTCAAAGTTATCTTTTTCTCAAGTACTGGAGAGCGTGCTGCTCCGTTCCTTCGCCAAGCTGCCCAAGAGTATTCAAGTTATTCATCATTTGGATTTGTCCTATGGAGAGAAGACGAATCCCAGATTTGGTGGAATTC GTTAGGGGTGGAGTCGGCTCCAGCACTTGTTTTCTTGAAGGGGGCAGGCACGAAGCCTTTTGTACACCATG GAATTTTTAGCAAGTCAGAGTTCATAGAGATGATGGAGGAGCACAAGCACCATG AACTGCGACAGCTAAGAAGTGACACATCTTTGGAACTGGGTTGTGATGCTAGAGGCCATTCACGTGCTGGCAATGATGCAGCAATTTGGTATTGTGTAATTGTCGCTGGTCGTCTGGGTGCAGAATTAAGTAAGAAGAGACAA ATTTTGCGTAAGGCCCAAGACAAACTGTTAGGTGATGTTGACAAAAGTGCTCGGAGTGTCGATAATTCAGTAGAGACATCAAGTGCTGCAACTGCCTTCAAAGATGATAGGTTGACCTTTGTTTGGTTAGATGGAGAAGTACAAAAG CAAATTTGTGCCTTCTATCTTGCCACTGATTATACTGGAGCCTGTGGTCCTAGAGACTTTGGAGATGACAATGATAAACCAGAAATTTTCATTGTTCGATTCCAAAGAAATGCAACATATGAGGCACTTAAAGCTGAAAAAAAGAACAATCTTGTGGATGTTCTCCAGGGACAGCATACTGATGCGTCCCAGCTAGTGGCAAGGTACAAGGGTCCAGATGAAATTGAAGAG ATAAATAGGTGGATCTCTCAGATTATCAAAGATGGAGATACTAGAGAAATTCCTTACTTT ACTTCAAAGGTGCCAGATCTTGTACCAGAGGAAACGAGCAAAGAGTGGCTAAGAAGTTCTAAAAGTATCCGCTCAGCAGGGAAAAGTCTAAAAGATAACATTGGTTTCCATGTCCAAGATTACCTAACCCACCCAATGATTGGTTCAACTTTGCTTATGTGCGGATGTATTTCTATGGGAATAATATGGTTCAGGAACAACAAACCAACTCAAAGTACTCGACAG GAGAAAGCTCCAAAAGACAAGACAAAGAGGCCTCGTCCAAAGCTTAGCACGTCGCTCTTCGGTGAACCTTCTGTCGTAGACGTTGACCCAAAAGACGCTCGTCAGTGGGAGATGTCAGACTCGGATTCAGACTAA
- the LOC136550435 gene encoding uncharacterized protein isoform X1, with translation MAMEIPAQVRRYWLPILLFTAGFLFQALVLPRHFPPTHYDVLGIERFAPVERVVEAYEWLSKEWLSEKNHQPTVDIIKIRYAYELLTNPVLKRDYDLFGLDEHKDVLKRVKEQYRTEHFLKIDLPLLKDSVVSLTDEAFNVLTHESFMSAINEEYPLIILVYSKGSPRCAQFIEYWKQIGTQLDGIAKTAMVEVGDSQVAGYFAEKRFSKRPFFRNGVPTLVAYPANCKSPSCYMRYPGGLFVDSVVDWVATSVIGLPRILYYSKETLGPQFIGKSGHHKVKVIFFSSTGERAAPFLRQAAQEYSSYSSFGFVLWREDESQIWWNSLGVESAPALVFLKGAGTKPFVHHGIFSKSEFIEMMEEHKHHELRQLRSDTSLELGCDARGHSRAGNDAAIWYCVIVAGRLGAELSKKRQILRKAQDKLLGDVDKSARSVDNSVETSSAATAFKDDRLTFVWLDGEVQKQICAFYLATDYTGACGPRDFGDDNDKPEIFIVRFQRNATYEALKAEKKNNLVDVLQGQHTDASQLVARYKGPDEIEEINRWISQIIKDGDTREIPYFTSKVPDLVPEETSKEWLRSSKSIRSAGKSLKDNIGFHVQDYLTHPMIGSTLLMCGCISMGIIWFRNNKPTQSTRQEKAPKDKTKRPRPKLSTSLFGEPSVVDVDPKDARQWEMSDSDSD, from the exons GAGTG GCTATCTGAAAAGAATCACCAACCAACTGTTGATATTATAAAG ATCCGTTATGCATATGAGCTGTTGACAAATCCAGTTTTAAAGAGGGACTATGATCTTTTTGGACTGGATGAGCATAAG GATGTCCTCAAGAGAGTCAAAGAACAATATCGAACGGAGCACTTTCTCAAAATTGATCTCCCATTGTTAAAAGACTCTGTAGTCA GTTTGACTGATGAAGCCTTCAATGTACTCACACATGAGTCGTTCATGTCTGCTATTAATGAAGAATACCCGTTAATCATACTG GTATATTCAAAGGGTAGTCCTCGGTGTGCTCAATTTATTGAGTACTGGAAGCAAATTG GCACTCAATTGGATGGAATCGCCAAAACTGCTATGGTAGAAGTTGGTGATTCACAAGTGGCTGGTTATTTTGCTGAAAAACGGTTCTCCAAACGGCCATTTTTCCGTAATG GTGTACCAACACTTGTTGCATACCCTGCTAACTGCAAAAGTCCATCCTGTTACATGAG GTACCCAGGTGGGCTTTTTGTGGATTCTGTTGTTGATTGGGTTGCAACATCAGTTATAGGATTGCCTCGGATCTTGTACTATTCAAAGGAGACATTG GGGCCCCAATTCATTGGGAAGAGCGGCCATCATAAG GTCAAAGTTATCTTTTTCTCAAGTACTGGAGAGCGTGCTGCTCCGTTCCTTCGCCAAGCTGCCCAAGAGTATTCAAGTTATTCATCATTTGGATTTGTCCTATGGAGAGAAGACGAATCCCAGATTTGGTGGAATTC GTTAGGGGTGGAGTCGGCTCCAGCACTTGTTTTCTTGAAGGGGGCAGGCACGAAGCCTTTTGTACACCATG GAATTTTTAGCAAGTCAGAGTTCATAGAGATGATGGAGGAGCACAAGCACCATG AACTGCGACAGCTAAGAAGTGACACATCTTTGGAACTGGGTTGTGATGCTAGAGGCCATTCACGTGCTGGCAATGATGCAGCAATTTGGTATTGTGTAATTGTCGCTGGTCGTCTGGGTGCAGAATTAAGTAAGAAGAGACAA ATTTTGCGTAAGGCCCAAGACAAACTGTTAGGTGATGTTGACAAAAGTGCTCGGAGTGTCGATAATTCAGTAGAGACATCAAGTGCTGCAACTGCCTTCAAAGATGATAGGTTGACCTTTGTTTGGTTAGATGGAGAAGTACAAAAG CAAATTTGTGCCTTCTATCTTGCCACTGATTATACTGGAGCCTGTGGTCCTAGAGACTTTGGAGATGACAATGATAAACCAGAAATTTTCATTGTTCGATTCCAAAGAAATGCAACATATGAGGCACTTAAAGCTGAAAAAAAGAACAATCTTGTGGATGTTCTCCAGGGACAGCATACTGATGCGTCCCAGCTAGTGGCAAGGTACAAGGGTCCAGATGAAATTGAAGAG ATAAATAGGTGGATCTCTCAGATTATCAAAGATGGAGATACTAGAGAAATTCCTTACTTT ACTTCAAAGGTGCCAGATCTTGTACCAGAGGAAACGAGCAAAGAGTGGCTAAGAAGTTCTAAAAGTATCCGCTCAGCAGGGAAAAGTCTAAAAGATAACATTGGTTTCCATGTCCAAGATTACCTAACCCACCCAATGATTGGTTCAACTTTGCTTATGTGCGGATGTATTTCTATGGGAATAATATGGTTCAGGAACAACAAACCAACTCAAAGTACTCGACAG GAGAAAGCTCCAAAAGACAAGACAAAGAGGCCTCGTCCAAAGCTTAGCACGTCGCTCTTCGGTGAACCTTCTGTCGTAGACGTTGACCCAAAAGACGCTCGTCAGTGGGAGATGTCAGACTCGGATTCAGACTAA
- the LOC136550431 gene encoding transmembrane emp24 domain-containing protein p24delta9-like: MAARRLGSPASRWLRPSALLFLVASALLSAPSPARALRFDLESGHTKCVSDEIKVNAMAVGKYRIVGPDPNFPDAQLPESHRISLRVTSPYGNSMHYAENVQSGHFAFTAAEAGDYLACFWAPDHKPPVTIEFEFDWRSGVSAKDYPSVAKKGKVDMMELELKKLEETIRNIHEEMFYLREREEEMQDLNRRTNSRMAWLGFLSLGICLSVAGLQLWHLKTFFERKKLL, from the exons ATGGCCGCGCGGCGCCTCGGATCCCCCGCCTCCAGGTGGCTGCGCCCGTCCGCGCTGCTCTTCCTGGTCGCTTCCGCCCTCCTCTCGGCCCCGTCGCCGGCCCGCGCCCTCCGGTTCGACCTCGAGTCCGGCCACACCAAGTGCGTCTCCGACGAGATCAAGGTCAacgccatggccgtcggcaagTACCGCATCGTCGGGCCCGACCCCAACTTCCCCGACGCCCAGCTCCCCGAATCGCACCGCATCTCCCTCAGG GTGACTTCGCCGTACGGGAACAGCATGCACTACGCGGAGAACGTGCAGTCGGGCCACTTCGCCTTCACGGCGGCGGAGGCCGGCGACTACCTGGCCTGCTTCTGGGCGCCCGACCACAAGCCGCCGGTCACCATCGAGTTCGAGTTCGACTGGAGGAGCGGCGTCTCTGCCAAGGACTATCCCAGCGTCGCCAAGAAGGGCAAGGTCGAT ATGATGGAATTGGAGCTGAAGAAGCTAGAGGAAACTATAAGAAATATACATGAAGAGATGTTTTATCTGCGTGAAAG GGAAGAGGAAATGCAGGACCTGAACAGGCGAACAAACTCAAGGATGGCTTGGCTAGGGTTCCTCTCCCTTGGCATCTGCTTATCAGTGGCAGGTTTGCAGCTGTGGCACCTGAAGACCTTCTTTGAGAGGAAGAAGTTGCTGTAG
- the LOC136550433 gene encoding ribosome-inactivating protein 3-like, with product MRIQLIRLLLRFSRTVPYNPTDVMQRYVLGPRRLDFYDEPPEWIYIHVVAGDAPQDKVTLTIAIDDLYLLGFNNGTDHWYQFSAGPSKSYKGLPGATMLPIEENYRDLIGGGHVNLNQVPLGKKSATNATKQLATYDPKITPTSQLQDGLVRFVVMMCEGMRFREIRETFSGSNWDKETFITQTQENSVVIRWELTRNQPRGAKWGAPRGKYKELADKVKTNSEVNGFADAIKILDFLIRPKETIPTY from the coding sequence ATGCGCATTCAGCTAATAAGGCTGCTGCTCAGGTTCTCGCGCACGGTACCATACAATCCCACAGATGTGATGCAAAGATACGTCCTCGGGCCCCGGCGCCTCGATTTCTATGACGAGCCGCCAGAATGGATCTATATCCATGTCGTCGCCGGGGATGCGCCACAAGACAAGGTAACCCTGACCATAGCCATTGATGACCTATACCTTCTTGGCTTCAATAATGGCACTGACCACTGGTACCAGTTTAGTGCCGGACCATCAAAATCATACAAAGGTTTACCGGGAGCCACCATGCTACCGATTGAAGAGAATTATAGAGATTTGATCGGGGGCGGCCACGTGAATCTTAATCAGGTTCCTCTAGGGAAAAAGTCGGCCACAAATGCCACCAAGCAACTTGCAACGTACGACCCTAAAATTACCCCTACATCCCAACTCCAAGATGGGCTTGTTAGGTTCGTGGTGATGATGTGTGAAGGCATGCGGTTCCGAGAGATCCGGGAGACATTCTCGGGCAGTAACTGGGACAAGGAGACCTTCATCACTCAGACCCAGGAAAATTCTGTGGTCATCCGGTGGGAGCTAACCAGAAATCAGCCACGGGGGGCAAAATGGGGTGCTCCTCGAGGTAAATATAAGGAGCTGGCTGACAAAGTGAAGACCAATAGTGAGGTCAATGGTTTCGCGGATGCCATCAAGATACTTGATTTCCTGATTCGCCCAAAAGAAACAATACCTACCTATTGA